A stretch of the Teredinibacter haidensis genome encodes the following:
- a CDS encoding YciK family oxidoreductase yields the protein MIDSKTLAHYQPPENLLQNKIILVTGAGDGIGKAAAFAFAEAGATVILLGRTLTKLETVYDEIEDNNWPKPAIIPMNFEGAAEQDFIEVCNVLENEFGRVDGLLHNASELGPRTPIANYSLAEWQKIFQVNVTAPFVLTKTLLPLLQNSGSASVVFTGSGVGIQGRAFWGAYAASKAATENLMETLADEFDGKKSIRINSINPGATRTKMRATAYPAEDPSTLATAETLMNRYLFLMGKDSEGVNGQQFNAQPK from the coding sequence ATGATCGACTCCAAAACTCTCGCTCACTACCAGCCACCGGAAAATTTATTACAGAATAAAATTATTCTAGTTACCGGCGCCGGTGACGGTATTGGTAAAGCGGCCGCTTTTGCTTTTGCCGAGGCAGGCGCCACTGTCATATTGTTGGGCAGAACGCTGACAAAGCTTGAAACCGTTTACGATGAAATCGAGGACAACAACTGGCCTAAACCCGCCATCATCCCCATGAACTTTGAAGGTGCTGCCGAGCAGGATTTTATTGAAGTGTGCAATGTACTGGAAAATGAATTTGGTCGTGTCGATGGATTGCTACACAACGCCAGTGAACTCGGCCCGCGAACCCCGATAGCCAACTACTCACTGGCAGAATGGCAAAAAATCTTTCAGGTTAACGTCACTGCGCCATTCGTTTTAACCAAAACGCTGTTGCCACTGCTGCAAAACTCCGGAAGCGCCAGCGTTGTATTTACCGGTTCTGGCGTAGGCATCCAGGGCCGTGCTTTTTGGGGCGCCTATGCAGCCTCCAAAGCGGCAACTGAAAACCTGATGGAAACGCTAGCGGACGAATTCGATGGTAAAAAGTCGATTCGAATCAATTCCATTAATCCCGGCGCCACCCGCACAAAAATGCGCGCCACTGCATACCCTGCTGAGGATCCATCAACACTCGCTACGGCAGAAACATTGATGAATCGTTATTTATTTTTGATGGGGAAAGACAGCGAAGGGGTAAACGGCCAACAGTTTAATGCCCAGCCAAAATAG
- a CDS encoding DUF2802 domain-containing protein yields MSFLAQHFSGDSAVLAWLVIGALLVAILAMLMVVVSYVGSRRELQQLATKLQIMEKQAGLMSSGSLGLGQRLISLEKKLHSLQEQQHDIRQSDLEFSYTQAQKLIEQGIDAQTVAANSGLSASEIGLMQMLHKQAREHVA; encoded by the coding sequence ATGAGTTTTTTGGCACAACACTTCAGTGGAGATTCAGCGGTTTTGGCCTGGTTGGTCATTGGCGCTCTTCTCGTTGCCATTTTGGCAATGCTGATGGTGGTTGTGTCCTACGTTGGCAGCCGCAGGGAACTGCAGCAGTTAGCGACCAAGCTGCAAATAATGGAAAAGCAGGCGGGTTTAATGAGCTCCGGGTCTTTGGGGCTTGGCCAGCGTCTAATTTCCCTCGAAAAAAAGCTGCATAGCCTTCAGGAACAGCAGCACGATATTCGACAAAGTGATCTGGAGTTTTCCTACACTCAGGCTCAGAAATTGATAGAGCAGGGGATTGATGCTCAAACCGTCGCCGCAAACAGTGGCCTGTCAGCGTCTGAGATTGGCCTAATGCAAATGTTGCACAAACAAGCGCGCGAACATGTGGCATAA
- a CDS encoding chemotaxis protein CheW, with product MATNSSMNKSSEDPVLQWVTFKLAGETYGVNVMQVQEVLRYTEIAAVPGAPSYVIGIINLRGNVVTVIDTRERFALPPGEVTDNTRIVIIEADSHVVGILVDSVAEVVYLRQSEIETAPNVGNEESAKFIQGVCHKNKELLILIELDKLLTDDEWAEIEA from the coding sequence ATGGCAACAAATTCCAGCATGAATAAATCCAGTGAGGATCCTGTACTCCAGTGGGTTACCTTTAAATTGGCCGGTGAAACCTACGGGGTTAACGTAATGCAAGTGCAGGAAGTCTTGCGTTACACCGAAATTGCCGCCGTCCCCGGAGCGCCCAGTTATGTTATAGGCATAATCAACCTGCGGGGTAACGTCGTTACGGTAATCGATACGCGTGAGCGTTTCGCGCTGCCGCCGGGTGAAGTTACTGATAATACCCGTATTGTAATTATCGAGGCGGATAGCCACGTGGTGGGCATATTGGTTGATAGCGTTGCGGAGGTGGTGTATTTGCGCCAATCTGAAATCGAAACAGCCCCCAACGTTGGCAACGAAGAAAGCGCTAAATTTATCCAGGGCGTTTGTCACAAGAACAAGGAGCTACTGATTCTGATCGAGTTGGACAAGTTATTGACGGACGACGAGTGGGCTGAGATAGAAGCATGA
- a CDS encoding chemotaxis protein CheW: MSDGSNQDSLLDYFTELLRDDDIAVEDNPKVNAKPSSVQLSEKPLQPPEVSSLRVQPKPVNKRPVAEQPVAKLAELEALKRKQLQALLTKRMPDLSIPVPEKTPQLQTEVKVKVLSPEQKIEQEMRIKLGSPELTEPALEQPAGELRESVNAVLEWAENGRPQWAQQRFDVLLFEVSGLTLAVPLIALGQIQNIGDELTPVFGQSDWFMGLLNTPNGQIRTLNTALFVMPEKYSDSFLGAAKYVISIDGLPWGLAVDSVNQPISLDPDEVKWRTQRTSRPWLAGTVKSAMCALIDIPQMGAMLQASEQKT; this comes from the coding sequence ATGAGTGACGGCAGTAATCAGGATTCTCTGCTGGATTATTTTACCGAACTGTTGCGGGATGACGACATTGCGGTTGAAGATAACCCAAAAGTTAACGCTAAGCCCTCTTCTGTTCAACTGTCAGAGAAACCACTTCAGCCTCCTGAGGTCAGTTCTCTTCGGGTTCAGCCCAAGCCGGTTAATAAGCGACCTGTAGCAGAGCAACCCGTTGCTAAGTTGGCAGAGCTGGAGGCATTGAAGCGCAAGCAACTCCAGGCCTTGCTAACCAAGCGTATGCCAGATTTATCTATACCTGTGCCAGAAAAAACTCCGCAGTTGCAGACAGAGGTCAAGGTAAAGGTGCTCTCTCCAGAGCAGAAAATTGAACAGGAAATGCGGATAAAACTAGGGTCTCCTGAGCTTACCGAGCCAGCGCTAGAACAGCCCGCAGGCGAATTGAGAGAAAGCGTTAATGCCGTGTTGGAGTGGGCGGAAAATGGCAGGCCGCAGTGGGCGCAGCAACGTTTTGATGTGCTTCTATTTGAGGTTTCGGGTCTAACACTGGCGGTGCCGCTGATTGCACTGGGGCAGATACAAAATATTGGTGATGAACTCACGCCCGTTTTTGGTCAGTCCGATTGGTTTATGGGCTTACTGAATACGCCAAACGGGCAAATACGGACTTTGAACACAGCGCTTTTCGTGATGCCGGAAAAATATTCAGACTCTTTTCTCGGGGCGGCAAAATACGTTATCTCAATTGATGGGTTGCCCTGGGGGCTGGCGGTAGATTCGGTGAACCAACCCATCTCTCTGGACCCGGATGAGGTCAAGTGGAGGACACAGCGTACCAGCCGACCATGGTTGGCAGGTACGGTAAAGTCCGCCATGTGTGCTCTTATCGATATCCCCCAAATGGGAGCTATGCTTCAGGCATCAGAACAAAAGACTTAA
- a CDS encoding ParA family protein — MQVWTVANQKGGVGKTTTSIALGGLAAEQGKRVLLVDLDPHGSLTSYFRQNPDTLTESTFTLFEQRAHITHNLVEKITLTTPFSGLHVLPASTPLATLERKAIGDGMGLVLSKSLSTIFDEYELAIIDCPPQLGVLMVNAIAACSRLIIPVQTEFLAIKGLERILHTLNMMKRSRKSELYYHIVPTMYDRRTQASVTSLRTIRNNFGEEVWAGKIPIDTRLRDASKAGMPPHLFDASSRSVLAYRSLFQFLESGGKVCKKTATSGGEL; from the coding sequence GTGCAGGTTTGGACAGTCGCAAATCAAAAAGGTGGCGTGGGTAAAACGACCACCAGTATTGCTCTTGGTGGTTTGGCTGCCGAGCAGGGTAAGCGTGTTTTGCTGGTCGACCTCGATCCGCACGGTTCTCTTACCAGCTACTTTCGACAAAATCCGGACACCCTCACTGAATCAACTTTCACCTTGTTTGAGCAGCGTGCGCATATTACGCATAACCTGGTCGAAAAAATTACGCTGACTACACCGTTTTCGGGTTTGCACGTGTTACCAGCGTCAACCCCACTGGCAACACTGGAAAGAAAAGCAATTGGTGATGGCATGGGCTTGGTGTTGTCCAAAAGTTTATCGACTATTTTCGACGAGTATGAGCTGGCGATTATAGATTGCCCGCCACAGTTGGGGGTGTTAATGGTGAACGCGATCGCCGCCTGCAGTCGATTAATTATTCCCGTGCAAACCGAATTCCTGGCAATCAAAGGTTTGGAGCGAATTTTACATACCCTGAATATGATGAAACGTTCGCGCAAGAGCGAATTGTATTACCACATTGTGCCGACCATGTATGATCGAAGAACACAGGCCAGTGTGACCAGCCTGCGTACAATTCGTAATAACTTCGGCGAAGAGGTGTGGGCGGGGAAAATACCCATTGATACCCGTTTGCGCGATGCCAGTAAAGCGGGTATGCCACCGCATCTTTTTGATGCTTCATCCCGCAGTGTGTTGGCTTACCGTTCCTTGTTTCAGTTTTTGGAGAGCGGCGGAAAAGTTTGTAAAAAAACGGCGACCAGTGGTGGTGAGTTATGA
- a CDS encoding flagellar motor protein MotB, whose translation MRRRNPIETKINHERWLVSYSDFVTLLFAFFVVMYSVSQVNENKYRILSSTLQSAFSSQAGQPVDAQQQTELVSLDSLEAELETLLEKMIIDGSVSVWGNEDWVELEINANLLFNSGSADPSAEAKQIFADVADVLAPFQNAVAVSGHTDNIPIRTERYQSNWQLSSARAVAIVNLLAYTGVDPTRLSATGYGEYQPVDDNSTAQGRAKNRRVVLRVARSKAETPREGAARVMAESGEAILPDMEEQVQPLAPDAMEEPQGGLQENVIEPIKLPNGGLLFTSDPKGRG comes from the coding sequence ATGAGACGACGCAACCCTATAGAAACCAAAATTAACCACGAACGCTGGTTGGTCTCCTATTCCGATTTTGTTACGCTGCTGTTCGCATTTTTTGTGGTGATGTACTCCGTATCACAGGTCAACGAGAATAAATACCGTATATTGTCCAGCACGCTTCAGTCTGCTTTTTCTTCGCAGGCGGGTCAGCCGGTAGATGCCCAGCAGCAAACCGAGCTGGTGTCACTGGATAGCCTGGAAGCGGAACTGGAAACCTTGTTAGAAAAGATGATTATTGACGGCTCGGTGTCTGTTTGGGGAAATGAAGACTGGGTCGAGCTGGAGATTAACGCCAACTTGCTGTTCAATTCGGGCAGTGCAGACCCAAGCGCTGAAGCTAAGCAGATATTTGCCGATGTCGCTGACGTACTTGCCCCATTTCAAAATGCCGTAGCGGTTAGCGGCCACACGGATAACATTCCCATACGAACCGAGCGCTACCAAAGTAATTGGCAGTTGTCTTCCGCGCGAGCCGTTGCGATAGTCAATTTATTGGCATACACCGGTGTTGACCCGACGCGCTTATCGGCTACTGGCTATGGTGAATATCAACCGGTTGATGACAACTCAACTGCACAGGGGCGTGCGAAAAATAGACGGGTGGTATTGCGCGTTGCGCGCAGCAAGGCAGAAACACCTCGGGAAGGCGCGGCGCGTGTGATGGCTGAATCCGGCGAAGCGATATTGCCGGATATGGAAGAGCAGGTGCAGCCGTTAGCTCCTGATGCAATGGAAGAACCGCAAGGAGGGCTTCAGGAAAACGTTATCGAGCCGATAAAACTCCCTAACGGAGGCTTGTTATTCACCAGTGACCCAAAAGGAAGAGGGTAA
- a CDS encoding flagellar motor protein: MDFLSVLGVIIGFAALLGGNFLEGGSWNSLANGPAAIIVVGGTFGAAILQTPFNGLRRAMSLFKWIFKPPRQKFQLGIKRVVGWARSARKEGLLGLENIAERESDAFSKKGLRLLVDGSEPDVIRHVLETDLIVAEQRDHDAVQFYESMGGYAPTIGIIGAVMGLIHVMQHLADPAELGPGIAVAFVATIYGVAFANLLLLPIANKLKSCIKEQSQFRELLIEGIIAIADGENPKAIEMKLSGYLH; this comes from the coding sequence ATGGATTTTCTTAGTGTCCTCGGCGTTATTATCGGGTTTGCTGCACTTCTCGGCGGAAACTTCCTGGAAGGCGGCTCATGGAACTCTCTTGCAAATGGTCCTGCAGCGATTATTGTCGTGGGCGGCACATTCGGAGCCGCTATACTGCAAACCCCGTTCAATGGTTTACGCAGGGCAATGTCTCTGTTTAAATGGATCTTCAAACCTCCTCGCCAAAAATTTCAGCTGGGCATAAAGCGTGTAGTTGGCTGGGCCAGATCTGCCCGTAAAGAGGGCCTCTTGGGCCTGGAAAATATTGCCGAGCGCGAAAGCGATGCCTTCTCCAAAAAGGGTTTACGTTTATTGGTCGATGGCAGCGAGCCAGATGTCATTCGCCATGTTTTGGAAACTGATCTGATTGTGGCTGAGCAGCGTGATCACGATGCCGTTCAGTTTTATGAAAGTATGGGCGGCTATGCACCGACTATAGGTATTATTGGTGCTGTCATGGGTTTGATTCACGTGATGCAGCATTTGGCTGACCCTGCAGAATTAGGGCCAGGTATCGCCGTTGCCTTTGTGGCAACGATTTACGGCGTTGCTTTTGCCAACTTATTATTATTACCGATCGCCAACAAATTAAAATCCTGCATTAAAGAACAGTCTCAGTTTCGTGAGCTGCTGATAGAAGGCATTATTGCTATTGCCGACGGCGAAAACCCAAAAGCGATCGAAATGAAACTAAGTGGATACCTCCACTAG
- a CDS encoding protein-glutamate methylesterase/protein-glutamine glutaminase produces MPYKVLVVDDSSFFQHRLKEIINECPELKVVGIAANGQEAIEKAASLQPDIISMDYEMPLLDGVSAVRAIMAERPVPIVMFSSMTYEGANITLEALDAGAVDFIPKNFAEVSKNSDLLKRRLHEKLITFASQANIAPVRSTDELAAEANVRSQRAREKTAALRERIASRTAPTEKSAAQPHRPRSEKRNLKGKVKLVVIGASTGGPVALSDIITQLPANFPAALLVVQHMPENFTKAFAERLNRLSAVTVKEAQSGDKLAPGSVLIAPGGMQMMLDRTGSAIKIIAGDDRVNYKPCVDITFASIANFYHEKVLAIVLTGMGSDGCDGARILKDKGAVLWSQDQASSIVYGMPAAVAKANLSDEVLSLGEFSSRLISDL; encoded by the coding sequence GTGCCATATAAGGTTTTAGTTGTCGATGATTCCAGCTTCTTTCAGCACCGCTTGAAAGAAATTATTAATGAATGCCCCGAACTTAAGGTTGTTGGTATAGCGGCTAATGGGCAGGAAGCGATTGAAAAAGCCGCCAGTCTGCAGCCCGATATCATCTCCATGGATTACGAAATGCCGTTACTCGATGGTGTTTCTGCTGTGCGCGCTATTATGGCCGAGCGTCCGGTACCCATTGTTATGTTCTCCTCTATGACCTATGAAGGCGCAAATATTACTCTGGAAGCGCTGGATGCTGGTGCCGTTGACTTTATTCCGAAAAATTTTGCGGAAGTGTCAAAAAATTCGGATTTACTCAAGCGCAGGTTACACGAAAAACTTATCACGTTTGCGAGTCAGGCAAACATTGCACCAGTCCGCTCTACCGATGAGCTAGCCGCCGAAGCAAACGTTCGCTCCCAGCGGGCAAGAGAAAAAACGGCTGCGTTAAGGGAGCGAATAGCCAGCAGAACTGCACCAACAGAAAAATCAGCAGCGCAACCGCACCGCCCTCGCTCAGAAAAACGAAACCTTAAAGGCAAAGTAAAGTTAGTTGTTATTGGGGCTTCAACCGGAGGGCCGGTCGCTCTCTCCGATATTATTACTCAATTACCAGCAAATTTTCCCGCCGCCCTTTTGGTGGTACAGCATATGCCAGAGAATTTTACTAAAGCGTTTGCCGAACGTTTGAACAGATTATCGGCAGTGACAGTGAAAGAAGCACAAAGTGGCGATAAGTTAGCCCCCGGCAGTGTTTTGATCGCTCCTGGTGGAATGCAAATGATGCTAGATCGCACAGGGAGCGCTATAAAAATTATTGCGGGTGATGATCGAGTTAATTACAAGCCCTGTGTCGATATTACCTTTGCTTCGATTGCTAATTTTTATCATGAGAAGGTGCTGGCAATCGTATTGACTGGTATGGGCTCCGATGGTTGTGATGGTGCGCGAATATTAAAAGACAAGGGGGCTGTCCTTTGGTCGCAGGATCAGGCGTCCTCTATTGTTTACGGTATGCCTGCGGCGGTTGCTAAAGCCAATTTGTCAGACGAGGTTCTGTCTTTGGGAGAATTCTCTTCTCGCTTAATCAGTGATTTGTAG
- a CDS encoding chemotaxis protein CheA: MAFGEDEDILQDFLVEAGEIIELLSEQLVDLEQKPDDRDLLNAIFRGFHTVKGGAGFLQLNSMVDCCHVTENLFDILRNGQREVTPELMDVVLQALDAVNAQFAQVSARETPEPADPLLINALERLVSGEDLAVVEPTPAVEDRAEPVASGSGDIDITDDEFEGFLDAITGETKETKPASAPVASSGSEEISEDEFEALLDQLHGSGKGPSGDSPVLPTPVTRGKLDSDEISPDEFESLLDQLHGSGKAPGKQPSPTTPELINDDEFEDLLDQLHGKGKGPTVPESSAAAPTQKTQESAHTPKPAEKAKPAVKAVPAAAKAPVRAAAPKTREASGQAAPSAETTVRVDTQRLDDIMNMVGELVLVRNRLVRLGLESADESMQKAVANLDVVTADLQTSVMKTRMQPIKKVFGRFPRVVRDLARNLKKEIGLDLEGEETDLDKNLVEALADPLVHLVRNSVDHGIELPAVREAKGKSRVGKVILAAEQEGDHIMLSISDDGGGMDPDMLREKAVEKGLYDADAAARLSDSEAFNLIFAPGFSTKKEISDVSGRGVGMDVVKTKITQLNGSIEIDSKIDRGTCIRIKVPLTLAIMPTLMIMLGRQTFALPLVSVNEIFHMDLTKSHIVDGQECITIRDKAIPIFHLKRWLVKNNTSVGLPEEGHVVIVSVGTKRVGFVVDALIGQEEVVIKPLGKMLHGTPGMAGATITGDGTIALILDVPSMLKRYAGNA, from the coding sequence ATGGCATTTGGCGAAGATGAAGATATCCTACAGGACTTCCTTGTCGAAGCTGGAGAAATAATCGAGCTGCTATCTGAACAGTTAGTAGACCTTGAGCAGAAGCCTGACGACCGGGATTTGCTCAATGCCATTTTTCGCGGTTTTCACACGGTAAAGGGTGGGGCGGGTTTTCTGCAGTTAAATTCGATGGTGGATTGCTGCCATGTAACTGAAAATTTATTCGATATTTTGCGCAACGGCCAGCGGGAAGTGACCCCAGAGCTGATGGATGTTGTACTCCAGGCTTTGGATGCGGTAAATGCTCAGTTTGCTCAGGTGTCTGCTCGGGAAACTCCCGAGCCCGCAGATCCACTGCTGATTAATGCTCTTGAAAGGCTTGTCTCCGGTGAAGATCTTGCTGTGGTCGAGCCGACTCCAGCGGTAGAGGATCGTGCGGAGCCGGTCGCGAGTGGAAGCGGTGATATCGACATCACCGATGATGAATTTGAAGGTTTTCTCGATGCGATCACCGGCGAGACTAAAGAAACGAAGCCGGCATCCGCGCCGGTAGCATCTTCCGGTTCTGAAGAAATTTCTGAAGATGAATTTGAAGCATTATTGGATCAGCTGCACGGTAGCGGTAAAGGCCCCTCTGGTGACTCTCCTGTGTTGCCGACACCCGTCACGAGGGGAAAATTGGATAGCGATGAAATATCGCCGGATGAGTTTGAAAGCCTACTAGACCAGCTGCACGGTTCGGGGAAAGCGCCGGGGAAACAGCCCAGCCCAACAACGCCTGAGTTGATCAACGATGACGAGTTCGAAGATCTTCTCGACCAATTACACGGTAAGGGCAAAGGGCCTACGGTTCCTGAGTCTTCTGCAGCCGCTCCAACGCAAAAAACGCAGGAGTCAGCCCATACGCCGAAGCCTGCCGAGAAGGCAAAACCTGCCGTTAAGGCAGTACCTGCAGCTGCGAAAGCACCCGTCCGAGCAGCGGCACCAAAAACCCGTGAAGCTTCAGGGCAGGCTGCCCCCAGTGCTGAAACGACCGTAAGGGTCGATACTCAGCGGCTCGACGATATTATGAATATGGTCGGCGAACTGGTCTTGGTACGTAATCGCTTGGTACGTCTGGGGCTGGAATCTGCTGATGAGTCCATGCAGAAAGCCGTGGCCAACCTGGATGTTGTAACAGCCGATCTACAGACCTCGGTTATGAAAACACGCATGCAGCCGATCAAAAAGGTGTTTGGCCGTTTTCCACGAGTGGTGCGAGATCTTGCGCGTAATCTGAAAAAAGAAATTGGTCTTGATCTGGAAGGAGAAGAGACCGATCTGGATAAAAACTTGGTGGAAGCACTAGCTGATCCGCTGGTTCACCTAGTGAGAAACTCTGTTGACCATGGAATTGAATTGCCCGCAGTACGTGAAGCAAAAGGCAAATCGCGAGTCGGAAAAGTTATTTTGGCAGCAGAGCAGGAGGGCGATCATATTATGCTCTCTATTTCTGATGATGGCGGTGGAATGGATCCCGATATGCTGCGTGAAAAAGCCGTTGAGAAAGGATTATACGATGCGGATGCCGCTGCTCGACTTAGCGATAGCGAAGCGTTTAATCTGATATTTGCACCGGGATTTTCTACCAAAAAAGAAATTTCCGATGTCTCGGGTCGTGGTGTGGGTATGGATGTGGTGAAAACCAAAATCACCCAGCTAAACGGCTCTATAGAAATTGATTCGAAAATTGATCGGGGCACCTGCATTCGTATCAAGGTGCCTTTAACTCTTGCGATTATGCCAACCTTAATGATTATGCTTGGCCGACAAACATTTGCTTTACCGCTAGTAAGTGTGAATGAAATTTTTCATATGGATCTCACCAAGAGCCATATCGTCGATGGACAGGAATGTATCACCATTCGCGATAAGGCCATTCCCATTTTCCATTTAAAACGCTGGTTAGTGAAAAATAATACGTCAGTTGGATTGCCAGAAGAAGGACATGTTGTCATCGTCTCTGTGGGTACAAAGCGGGTAGGCTTTGTTGTAGATGCGCTGATTGGTCAAGAAGAAGTGGTTATTAAACCATTGGGGAAAATGTTGCACGGAACCCCCGGAATGGCCGGTGCAACCATTACTGGTGATGGAACAATAGCGCTTATTCTCGATGTACCGAGCATGCTTAAACGCTATGCGGGCAATGCCTGA
- a CDS encoding protein phosphatase CheZ gives MDINEHSHNEEFLSQLEECSTRLVEKLQSDNYGEASALIHGLVEARDKHIFTSVGQLTRALHNAIVNFNVDADLEAEPPEINQSEIRDASSRLNYVIRMTQEAADKTMDKVEAVAPIAMNLGQEATRLRDEWHRLKRREISKEEFKELYNQMGDFLDQMEEGTVQLNKSLQDIILEQGFQDLTGQVLKKVISLVTDVEDELVNLMRIAGQVEQVTGMASEGSDKQSLPEKNNSVAEGPQIHADRRDDVVSGQDDVDDLLSSLGF, from the coding sequence ATGGATATAAATGAACATTCCCACAATGAGGAATTTTTGTCGCAGTTAGAGGAATGCTCTACTCGCCTTGTGGAGAAGCTCCAAAGCGACAACTACGGTGAAGCTTCCGCGCTTATACACGGGTTAGTTGAAGCCAGAGATAAACATATTTTTACCAGTGTCGGCCAGCTCACCCGGGCGCTGCATAATGCAATCGTTAACTTCAATGTTGATGCCGATTTAGAAGCCGAGCCTCCCGAAATCAATCAATCGGAAATTCGGGATGCCTCCAGTCGACTTAACTACGTTATTAGAATGACGCAGGAAGCGGCTGATAAAACGATGGATAAAGTTGAAGCTGTTGCCCCTATCGCGATGAATCTAGGGCAGGAAGCAACGCGTTTACGCGATGAATGGCACCGTTTAAAGCGTCGGGAAATTTCCAAGGAAGAATTTAAAGAACTGTATAACCAGATGGGCGATTTTCTTGACCAAATGGAAGAAGGTACTGTGCAGCTAAACAAATCCCTGCAGGATATTATTCTGGAGCAGGGCTTCCAGGATCTGACCGGGCAGGTATTAAAAAAGGTGATTAGTCTGGTCACCGATGTAGAAGATGAGCTGGTTAATTTGATGCGTATTGCCGGTCAGGTGGAGCAGGTTACCGGCATGGCGAGCGAAGGGAGTGATAAACAAAGTCTCCCAGAAAAGAACAATAGTGTAGCCGAAGGGCCACAAATTCATGCAGACAGACGCGATGATGTGGTTTCGGGGCAGGACGATGTAGATGACCTGTTATCGAGTTTGGGGTTTTAG
- the cheY gene encoding chemotaxis response regulator CheY yields the protein MDKNMKILIVDDFSTMRRIIKNLLRDLGFTNTQEADDGTTALPMLRSGDFDFLVTDWNMPGMTGIDLLKEVRADAKLVSLPVLMVTAEAKRDQIIEAAQAGVNGYVVKPFTAQVLKEKIDKIFERVEG from the coding sequence TTGGACAAAAACATGAAAATCCTGATTGTTGACGACTTTTCGACAATGAGGCGCATCATCAAAAATTTACTTCGCGACCTTGGGTTTACTAACACCCAGGAAGCTGATGACGGTACAACGGCATTGCCAATGCTGCGCAGTGGCGATTTTGATTTTTTAGTTACCGACTGGAATATGCCAGGAATGACCGGTATCGACCTGCTCAAAGAAGTCAGGGCTGATGCGAAGCTGGTGAGCCTACCAGTGCTAATGGTTACGGCAGAAGCCAAACGGGATCAAATTATTGAAGCCGCCCAGGCTGGCGTAAACGGTTACGTTGTTAAACCGTTTACAGCACAGGTATTAAAAGAAAAAATCGATAAGATTTTTGAGCGCGTAGAGGGCTAG
- a CDS encoding RNA polymerase sigma factor FliA, translating to MVYEQTQEAVPQIKVEDYLHLVSRIAYHIMARMPSSVQVDDLIQAGMVGLLEASQKYDATKGASFETYAGIRIRGAIVDEMRRGDWAPRSVHRNTRRVSEAITRLESRLGRDAKDGEIAQELDMSLDEYHSILRDSTSTRLFSLEETYEDDESRLSQPELSEALLGPAEGAQRGALQAALAKAIRDLPEREQLVLSLYYDQELNLKEIGQVLGVSESRVSQIHSQAALRLRSRLTDWHRND from the coding sequence ATGGTATATGAGCAAACGCAGGAAGCGGTACCCCAAATCAAGGTCGAAGATTATTTGCACTTGGTCAGCCGTATTGCGTACCACATCATGGCTCGCATGCCTTCCAGTGTTCAGGTGGATGACCTTATTCAGGCTGGAATGGTGGGGCTGCTGGAGGCGTCACAAAAATACGACGCTACTAAAGGCGCAAGTTTTGAAACCTATGCGGGAATTCGTATTCGCGGGGCCATCGTTGATGAAATGCGCCGGGGCGACTGGGCGCCACGCTCCGTGCACCGAAATACACGACGGGTATCCGAGGCAATAACCAGGCTGGAATCGCGCTTGGGGCGCGATGCCAAAGATGGCGAAATTGCACAAGAATTAGACATGTCGCTTGATGAGTACCACAGCATTCTGCGCGACAGTACCTCCACACGCTTATTCAGTTTGGAAGAAACTTACGAAGACGACGAGTCTCGCCTCAGCCAGCCAGAGCTAAGTGAAGCTCTTCTGGGGCCGGCAGAGGGCGCGCAGCGCGGAGCACTTCAGGCGGCGCTGGCAAAGGCGATACGAGATTTACCTGAGCGAGAGCAGCTTGTGCTATCACTCTATTATGATCAAGAGCTAAATCTTAAAGAGATAGGTCAGGTCTTGGGGGTGTCAGAATCAAGGGTGAGCCAGATACATAGTCAGGCGGCGTTGCGATTGCGTTCCAGGCTTACAGATTGGCACCGGAATGATTAA